A genomic window from Ideonella sp. WA131b includes:
- a CDS encoding DUF4258 domain-containing protein — MAQLQALIRKRSLDAASVFVTVHCRLRMKQRHIGMALVLEVLRNGRLRRPAEPDARLGTLVCRMEHYVAGRELAAVAAVSDEHPGVVVVTVIDLKE, encoded by the coding sequence ATGGCGCAGTTGCAGGCGCTGATCCGGAAGCGCAGCCTTGATGCGGCCAGCGTCTTCGTGACCGTGCACTGCCGGCTGCGAATGAAGCAGCGGCATATCGGCATGGCATTGGTGCTCGAGGTCTTGCGGAATGGGCGTTTGCGCAGGCCGGCCGAGCCGGATGCTCGGCTCGGTACCTTGGTGTGCCGCATGGAGCACTACGTGGCCGGGCGCGAGCTGGCGGCTGTGGCCGCGGTGAGCGACGAACACCCCGGGGTCGTTGTGGTCACGGTGATCGACCTGAAGGAGTGA
- a CDS encoding transposase, giving the protein MAQAAERFDAEVLAWCQMGNHYHLVVHTRQSNLSRFMRHLNGVYTQAFNRRHGLVGHLFQGRFKAILVNRDAYLLSLCRYIERNPVAANLVAEPANWEWSSCRAHLGLTPTPSWLDTDGLHGYLIGRPVTTARDRQLAIRRYRALVDGAKAEDAQFWQTALRGQIYLGDENFVHRMQAQAEPQRLAARPIPRTQRRPLVVFDWHEHLAKCDGDRAEALRQAHTIAGVTMTQLARLSGLSLSHVSRLIAKAESGVGKEERWET; this is encoded by the coding sequence CTGGCGCAGGCGGCCGAACGATTCGACGCCGAGGTGTTGGCGTGGTGCCAGATGGGCAACCACTATCACCTCGTGGTGCATACGAGGCAGTCGAATCTCTCGCGCTTCATGCGGCACCTCAATGGGGTGTATACACAGGCGTTCAATCGACGCCACGGCCTTGTAGGGCACCTGTTCCAAGGGCGCTTCAAGGCCATCTTGGTCAATCGCGACGCGTACCTGCTCTCCTTGTGTCGGTACATCGAGCGCAACCCGGTGGCGGCCAACTTGGTGGCAGAGCCCGCGAACTGGGAGTGGTCGAGCTGCCGCGCCCACCTGGGCTTGACGCCCACGCCAAGTTGGCTGGACACCGACGGCCTGCATGGCTACCTCATCGGCCGACCAGTCACCACGGCGCGCGATCGACAGCTGGCGATCAGACGTTACCGCGCCTTGGTAGATGGCGCTAAGGCCGAAGACGCCCAGTTCTGGCAGACGGCCTTGCGCGGCCAGATCTATCTGGGTGACGAAAACTTCGTTCATCGCATGCAGGCACAGGCCGAACCGCAGCGCCTGGCTGCACGCCCGATCCCGCGCACGCAGCGGCGCCCGCTGGTTGTTTTCGATTGGCACGAGCACCTCGCCAAGTGCGATGGAGATCGTGCCGAGGCACTGCGGCAGGCCCACACGATCGCTGGCGTGACCATGACACAGTTGGCGCGACTCAGCGGCCTGTCGTTGTCGCACGTGAGCCGCCTGATCGCCAAGGCAGAGAGTGGGGTGGGGAAGGAAGAGAGATGGGAGACTTGA
- a CDS encoding tyrosine-type recombinase/integrase: MTSDTAVFVRRLAPHDEPIGVDAIRRIVRDAFRRVGIQDGRGHALRHTVACRIVNQGGSIKEVADVLRHRSLNTSMIYAKVDHGALSRVALPWPGSAT, translated from the coding sequence CTGACCAGCGACACAGCCGTTTTCGTGCGTCGCCTGGCGCCGCATGACGAACCCATCGGCGTGGACGCCATCCGACGCATCGTCCGCGATGCCTTCCGGCGCGTAGGCATCCAGGATGGCCGCGGCCATGCGCTGCGCCACACCGTCGCCTGTCGGATCGTCAACCAGGGCGGCTCGATCAAGGAGGTGGCCGACGTGCTGCGGCACCGGTCGTTGAACACCTCGATGATCTACGCCAAGGTTGACCATGGCGCGCTGTCTCGCGTCGCGCTGCCGTGGCCCGGGAGCGCGACATGA
- the istA gene encoding IS21 family transposase translates to MVDYETYCRIRDHLVRQQLTVAQTARALGLDVRTVARWAQAEQFRARKAVLRASKLDAFKGQIVRWLDAHPYSAQQIYQRLLEAGYGGGITIVKDYVHRIRPRQRPAFLKLDFEPGECAQLDWGEFGTVAVGNTRRRLSFFVMVLCYSRRMYLEFTVSQEMEFFLACHENAFAAFGSVPARLMVDNLKSAVLKRLVGEAPVFNPKYLDFSRHWGFQITPCNVASGWEKGRVENGVGYVKKNFLAGQEFIDFSAVQPAAQLWVDTVADVRVHGATQRRPVDMFEEERARLKRLNPVGFDLARVRTASVNKQFRVALDSNTYSVPSRHVGQRLTLKAWADRLCIYAHDQLVALHARSMQRNKDFELAEHAQQLAQQRKSAREQRLLVQFLALSPRAQAYREGLEARRVNARVHLRQILALAEMHGREAVERAIDDGLELQAFSAEYIAHILAARRRIGAEPAALQLTRSADLLDIEIPAPDLSIYDRE, encoded by the coding sequence GTGGTTGACTACGAGACCTACTGCCGCATCCGTGACCACCTGGTGCGCCAGCAACTCACGGTGGCGCAGACCGCGCGAGCGCTGGGCCTGGATGTACGCACCGTCGCCCGGTGGGCGCAGGCCGAACAGTTCCGAGCGCGCAAGGCCGTGCTGCGCGCCAGCAAGCTCGACGCCTTCAAGGGCCAGATCGTGCGCTGGCTCGACGCCCACCCGTACAGCGCCCAGCAGATCTACCAGCGGCTGCTCGAGGCCGGCTACGGCGGCGGCATCACCATCGTCAAGGACTACGTGCACCGCATCCGCCCGCGACAGCGGCCGGCCTTCCTCAAGCTGGACTTCGAGCCGGGCGAGTGCGCGCAGCTCGACTGGGGTGAGTTCGGCACCGTCGCCGTGGGCAACACGCGCCGGCGCCTGAGCTTCTTCGTGATGGTGCTGTGCTACAGCCGGCGCATGTACCTGGAGTTCACCGTGTCGCAGGAGATGGAGTTCTTCCTGGCCTGCCACGAGAACGCCTTCGCCGCCTTCGGTTCAGTGCCCGCGCGGCTGATGGTCGACAACCTGAAGTCCGCCGTGCTCAAGCGCCTGGTCGGTGAGGCGCCGGTGTTCAACCCCAAGTACCTCGACTTCTCGCGCCATTGGGGCTTCCAGATCACCCCCTGCAACGTGGCTTCGGGTTGGGAGAAGGGACGCGTGGAGAACGGCGTGGGTTACGTGAAGAAGAACTTCCTGGCCGGCCAGGAGTTCATCGACTTCAGCGCCGTGCAGCCCGCCGCGCAGCTGTGGGTGGACACGGTGGCCGACGTGCGCGTGCACGGCGCCACCCAGCGCCGACCCGTGGACATGTTCGAGGAAGAGCGCGCCCGCCTCAAGCGGCTCAACCCCGTCGGGTTCGACCTCGCACGCGTGCGCACGGCAAGCGTCAACAAGCAGTTCCGCGTCGCGCTGGACTCCAACACCTACTCCGTGCCCTCGCGCCATGTGGGTCAACGCCTGACCCTGAAGGCCTGGGCCGACCGCTTGTGCATCTATGCCCACGACCAACTCGTCGCGCTCCACGCGCGAAGCATGCAGCGCAACAAGGACTTCGAGCTTGCCGAGCACGCCCAGCAACTCGCCCAGCAGCGCAAGAGCGCCCGCGAGCAACGCCTGCTGGTGCAGTTCCTGGCCCTGTCGCCGCGCGCCCAAGCCTACCGCGAGGGCCTGGAGGCCCGGCGTGTGAACGCCCGGGTGCACCTGCGCCAGATCCTCGCCCTGGCCGAGATGCACGGCCGCGAGGCCGTCGAGCGCGCCATCGACGACGGTCTGGAGCTGCAGGCCTTCAGCGCCGAGTACATCGCCCACATCCTGGCCGCGCGCCGGCGCATCGGGGCCGAGCCCGCCGCCCTGCAGCTCACCCGCAGTGCCGACCTGCTCGACATCGAGATCCCCGCGCCCGACCTGTCCATCTACGACCGTGAGTGA
- a CDS encoding fatty acid desaturase translates to MALHTGAPKAPAGGLDPSPTAQPGMTDETWEGAQVRGHVRPVSGYTRADLVRALARFRQLDTALGVRLLVVDLLMIAGGFALVLLADALWLRVLGSLLVGFKLGAVYTLAHDAVHGNLVRGAALNRWIATFCYWLTFHNYRIRQYDHLQLGHHPHLNGPQHDAWRPLSPQEFAAVSPLRRAWERFLRAPIVVSFFAYGVAERWWRAEFFLPAPMPARHKPEARWLQAAVVAWIGVLVALGVASAQWRGSPVWLEVLLVFGVPVFLFQTLQGMVLYVQHTHPDVPWFGPGDALIERFGPESLTVHVQAPRILGAGTHDILEHPVHHVVPAIPCYRLHAAQAELSRLLGAHALRTHLFAFRRLAQVMRTCKLYDYEHHRWTDFAGRPTATTQAAALLAERATAPAHPPLAA, encoded by the coding sequence ATGGCCTTGCACACCGGGGCGCCGAAGGCGCCGGCTGGCGGTCTCGACCCCTCGCCCACGGCGCAGCCCGGCATGACGGACGAAACCTGGGAAGGCGCGCAGGTGCGCGGCCACGTGCGCCCGGTCTCGGGCTACACGCGGGCCGACCTGGTGCGTGCGCTGGCGCGCTTCCGCCAGCTCGACACCGCCCTGGGCGTGCGCCTGCTGGTGGTGGACCTGCTGATGATCGCCGGCGGCTTCGCCCTCGTGCTGCTGGCCGATGCGCTGTGGCTGCGCGTGCTGGGCTCGCTGCTGGTGGGCTTCAAGCTCGGCGCCGTCTACACGCTGGCGCACGACGCCGTGCACGGCAACCTCGTGCGCGGCGCAGCGCTCAACCGCTGGATCGCCACCTTCTGCTACTGGCTCACCTTCCACAACTACCGGATCCGCCAGTACGACCACCTGCAGCTGGGCCACCACCCGCACCTCAACGGGCCGCAGCACGACGCCTGGCGCCCGCTGAGCCCGCAGGAGTTCGCGGCCGTGTCGCCCCTGCGGCGCGCCTGGGAGCGCTTCCTGCGCGCGCCCATCGTCGTCTCGTTCTTCGCCTACGGCGTGGCCGAGCGCTGGTGGCGCGCCGAGTTCTTCCTGCCGGCGCCGATGCCGGCGCGGCACAAGCCCGAGGCGCGCTGGCTGCAGGCCGCGGTGGTGGCCTGGATCGGGGTGCTGGTGGCGCTGGGCGTGGCCTCGGCGCAGTGGCGCGGCAGCCCGGTGTGGCTGGAGGTGCTGCTCGTCTTCGGCGTGCCGGTGTTCCTGTTCCAGACGCTGCAGGGGATGGTGCTGTACGTGCAGCACACGCACCCCGACGTGCCCTGGTTCGGCCCCGGCGATGCCCTGATCGAGCGCTTCGGGCCGGAGTCGCTGACGGTGCACGTGCAGGCGCCGCGCATCCTGGGCGCCGGCACGCACGACATCCTTGAGCACCCGGTGCACCACGTCGTGCCGGCCATCCCCTGCTACCGGCTGCACGCGGCGCAGGCCGAGCTCAGCCGGCTGCTGGGCGCGCACGCGCTGCGCACGCACCTGTTCGCCTTCCGGCGCCTGGCCCAGGTGATGCGCACCTGCAAGCTCTACGACTACGAGCACCACCGCTGGACCGACTTCGCCGGCCGGCCGACGGCCACGACCCAAGCCGCCGCGCTGCTCGCCGAGCGGGCGACGGCGCCGGCTCACCCCCCGCTGGCGGCCTGA
- a CDS encoding tyrosine-type recombinase/integrase yields MSARVSLQARVEQYLAERRLLGFKLDNMAHRLASFARYVANAGHAGPLTVDLMADWARQAKAGHGDRATLARRLKMLRPFTAWLRQFDPATEVPDEAVFGRLPGRMTPHVYREPEIVEWLAAARQLGPQGGLRPAVMETLLGLVACTGLRISEALGLLDADVDLRVGLLTVRQSKFGKTRLVPLHPSAVHALERYRDQRARHVSTTPERPFFVASRGQLLGQPVGDRQVHRVFGDLRRQLGWVDRGSHGMPFLDHLEQDRGNTVRTRNARLAAMRAFLKFAGHRDVNALHIVEQALGVPMKRYERPMLGFLSREEMLAIIGKPGSSWTSQRDHLLLHMLYNTGARVSEIIGVRLADVVLEGAACVHLHGKGRKQRTMPLWRSTVKAVRSWLRFNPDLLPASTLLPNRDGHTMTRNNVAQRLALAVVAATPKVPSLRDRHICPHTIRHTTAMHLLQSGEPIDGIALWLGHESPTTTHQYTEANLAPDSSPLSLFDFGILCSTMHNAWVRCTCGRLESRYRYSAGFVYNNYPWPLLRSDKHDRALAQTAQAVLDARLAQAGQTLAALYDPDTMPPALVKAHRELDRAVDAVYLAELPPGMKTKPKLAGDAERVAFLFSLYQHLTELAAPAEQ; encoded by the coding sequence ATGAGCGCCCGTGTCAGCCTGCAGGCCAGGGTCGAGCAGTACCTGGCCGAGCGACGCCTGCTGGGCTTCAAGCTCGACAACATGGCGCACCGACTGGCGAGCTTCGCGCGCTATGTGGCCAACGCCGGCCATGCCGGACCGCTCACCGTCGATCTGATGGCGGACTGGGCGCGCCAGGCCAAGGCCGGCCACGGCGACCGCGCCACCTTGGCGCGTCGGCTGAAGATGCTGCGGCCGTTCACGGCTTGGTTGCGCCAGTTCGACCCTGCCACCGAGGTGCCCGACGAAGCCGTCTTCGGTCGATTGCCAGGGCGGATGACGCCGCACGTCTACCGTGAACCCGAGATCGTCGAGTGGCTGGCCGCGGCCAGGCAGCTCGGGCCCCAGGGTGGACTGCGCCCGGCGGTGATGGAGACGCTGCTCGGGTTGGTCGCCTGCACAGGGCTGCGCATCTCCGAGGCGCTGGGCCTGCTCGATGCCGATGTCGACCTGCGCGTCGGCTTGCTGACGGTCCGGCAGAGCAAGTTCGGCAAGACACGCTTGGTGCCGCTGCATCCGAGTGCCGTCCACGCATTGGAGCGCTACCGAGATCAACGCGCGCGCCATGTGAGCACAACGCCTGAGCGGCCGTTCTTCGTTGCCAGCCGCGGGCAGTTGCTGGGGCAGCCCGTCGGGGATCGCCAGGTCCACCGCGTCTTCGGTGATCTGCGCCGCCAACTGGGATGGGTCGATCGAGGCAGCCATGGCATGCCGTTCCTCGACCACTTGGAACAAGACCGCGGCAACACGGTGCGCACCCGCAATGCCCGGCTGGCGGCGATGCGCGCGTTCCTGAAGTTCGCCGGGCACCGCGACGTCAACGCGCTGCACATCGTCGAACAGGCCCTGGGCGTGCCGATGAAGCGCTACGAGCGGCCGATGCTCGGCTTCCTGTCGCGCGAGGAGATGCTGGCGATCATCGGCAAGCCGGGTTCAAGCTGGACCAGCCAGCGCGACCATCTGCTGCTGCACATGCTCTACAACACCGGTGCCAGGGTGTCGGAGATCATCGGCGTGCGGCTGGCCGATGTCGTGCTGGAAGGTGCGGCCTGCGTGCACCTGCATGGCAAGGGGCGCAAGCAACGGACGATGCCGCTGTGGCGCTCGACGGTGAAGGCAGTTCGATCATGGTTGAGGTTCAACCCGGACCTGCTGCCAGCCTCGACGCTGCTGCCCAACCGGGATGGGCACACGATGACAAGGAACAACGTCGCGCAGCGCCTGGCGCTGGCAGTGGTGGCGGCGACTCCGAAGGTGCCCAGCCTGCGTGACCGGCACATCTGCCCGCACACCATCCGCCACACGACGGCCATGCATCTGCTGCAGTCGGGCGAGCCGATCGATGGCATTGCCCTGTGGCTTGGTCACGAGAGCCCGACGACGACGCATCAGTACACGGAGGCCAACCTGGCTCCCGACTCAAGCCCCTTGAGCCTCTTCGACTTCGGCATCCTGTGCTCGACGATGCACAACGCCTGGGTGCGTTGCACCTGTGGTCGCTTGGAGAGCCGCTACCGCTACAGCGCCGGCTTCGTCTACAACAACTACCCCTGGCCCCTGCTGCGGAGCGACAAGCACGACCGGGCTTTGGCCCAGACCGCACAAGCCGTGCTCGACGCGCGCTTGGCGCAGGCCGGCCAGACCTTGGCCGCCTTGTACGACCCAGACACCATGCCACCCGCGCTGGTGAAGGCCCACCGCGAGCTGGACCGCGCCGTCGATGCCGTCTACCTGGCCGAGTTGCCGCCTGGCATGAAGACCAAACCCAAGCTCGCGGGCGACGCCGAGCGCGTGGCGTTCCTGTTCAGCCTGTACCAGCACCTCACCGAGCTGGCCGCGCCGGCCGAGCAGTGA